The sequence TTGGTTCTGTGGAATGACCATGTCTCTGCCACAGATTTGGTCGAACATAGAAACATTTGACTCAAGGCAAAATTTCAAAAATTGCTTTTGGAGCTCGGTCTCCATGGAGACcggtttttgaaaagttcaaaattccaaaaaattcatatttttacatttcaaaaaaatctaaaaaaagaatacagacatacatgaaggcataacacacatgtgtgtaaattttcaggacgaaatacgttgaaatggggtttgtgcaaaaaagacaaatttatggccttttaacacatgatactatccaTCCCAAAAGTCTGTGAATTTGTTCTTTTTGCAGAGATCACATCTCAAGGTATTTtatcctgaaattttacacacatatacATCACATCCTTGTATACTTAtacaattttttcagaattttttgaaactggaaaaatatgaattttgaaattttcagaaaaaacGGCCTTCATAGAAGCCGAGCTCCAAAATGTCGTTCTCGGCAAAATTTGCACTTCTTATATTTTGAATGGAGAGGGGGTATAGTTTATATCTTGTCAATATTTGGAAGTCAAGTTTAGACCGGCTGCTGCCTATCTGCCCAGGTAAACCATGTGCTGTGTCGCGCTGTCCCCGCGTGGTCACTGTGACAACTGACACGTACCGGTCGCCGGCGGCTCCGTCTTCCTTGACCCATCTCTCTCCCCTCTCCTGTCGCTTCATCCTTCACGCCACCACTCTCCTCCCCCTCCTATTTCAATCACCGCTACCCCGGCGACAAACACAGCGGAGCGCATCtcgacggcggccatggcgacgAACGGGAGGCCCGCCGCGTCCGTCGACCCCGACGTCGCGCTCGCATACAAGTTCCCCGAGGTAAACCAACTAACCCACCCGCCCGCGCGCGGCCCCTCTCCCccttccgcctcctccgcctcactCTTCTCTGCCGATCCGCGCAGGCCTCCTTCGCCTACGACGAGAGGTGCGTGCGGACTTTACCTCCACGGAACGGCTCTCCCGGTTGGTTGATCCTGTCGCTCACGCCGTCTCCGTGCGCCCTGCAGGGACGTGGCGCTGTACGCGCTCGGCGTGGGGGCCTGCGGCGCGGACGCCGTCGACGACAAGGAGCTCCACCTCGTGCACCACAGGGACGGCCAGCGCCACATCAAGGTCCCCCGCCCCTTCCCTCCCTCCCCCGGTCCGATCCCCTCTTGTTTCTGCGCGAATTGATGGCTGCCAGTTGCGATGCCCCAGTCGTACCGATTCGGCTGTGAAATTGATATTTTGGGGATACAAACGCGTGCATTATCTTGTACAACTGTACTGTACCAGCGTCCATGATATAGCTAATGGTTAAAGCAAGGAGGCATTGATGCAAACTATCCTTTCACTTTCTGTACCAGTTGAAAGTCGTCAATCCATACTCCAGGTTTACTGAATTCCGGTTGATTTGAACTGTTATCTTGTGAGCTTAGGCTTGAGATTAGTCCGCGGCTGGACCTTACTTAATTACTGATGACTGGACAACTCATTCAGGTCTTATGTTGACTTTGATGTCATCAAGTCACCCCTAGTAAGTAAATTAGATGAACCAGGAGCTTCAATGTTCACGAGCTGATGTCATTGCTGACCTTTGTCAATTTTATTTTCGTCCTGGGACTAGCAATCCAGTAAAaatatactccctttgttccaaattAATTGAAGTTCTAATGTTGTGCTAAGTCAAACTTCTTCAACTTTGACCAAGTCTATAAAAATATATCAAAATATACAACACCAAGTTAGTTCCATCATAAATATATTTTCGATTCGTATAGTGTGTATTCAATATTTTACGTATTAGCATATTTTCCTTCAGACTGTCAAATATAGAGAAGTTTGACTTTGCACAAAGCTAGAACTTCAATTAATTCGGAATGGAGGGACCGAGGGAGTAATTGTTAGACATCATTTAGTTTTTTTTTGGGTAATAAAAAACATTTGGTGCCTGCGAATGACTAGAGAACGAAATTAAGCTAGTTATATAGCTCAGAAACCCAAAGCAACTGTACTAAGGAATTATGTTTCATTCAGTGAGTTCATCTGGTTCTCGTCTATTGTATAGTTGCGTCGGCATCTTGTTCACATTTCATCCATGAATTGTGAATGAACTTACAATTTTGTTCTTCAATTAAATTGCAGGCGATTCCTACCTTTGTGTCTTTATTTCCTAACAAGAACAGCAATGGGCGTGGAATTATTAATGTGCCTGGCATTCAGTAAGACTGACATGTTGTTTTGAGATTTACTTTCTTTTTATTATGTATATTTGCAAACTTCCCCTAATTTGCACATTTCTTCTTGGTCCTGTTTTCAGTTCTTTAGGTTTTCTCTGTTAGAATTTAAGCAGCTCAAATATGTTAACATACATATTATTTTAAGCAGCTCAAATATGTTAACATACATATATAATTTGCACATTTCTTCTTGGTCTTGTTTTCTGTTTTCCAGCTTCGATGCAAGCCTTCTATTGCACGGTCAACAATACATAGAGATCTACAAGCCAATTCCTTCATGTGCCAGTGTAAGTAGCTTACCATCGTTCTCAGATGTTTTATTGTAACATCCTTGTGCTTGGAGACTATGCATGAGATAGGCGCAGACTGATTGACCATGCATTTTATCCACTTGTTCTTGTCTACAAGTGGCTTCAACAATTCCTAGTAACTGCATCGCCAAATTGTTTTTTCTGCATGGATACATATAAACATGCTAAAAGAACTCCACTGATAATTAAGCTCTTCTAGTTGACTTGCATGTGCGTGCATGTTAGTCGTGACTTGATGATAATATAGCTGTTCAGGTTGTTCTCTAAATTAAAAGAGAGAACATATTCCCTTTGCTTGTTAAATGTTAATTAATCCAGCATTATTGGAAAAACTATTTGTATACTGGTACTACGTACTGAAGATTTCTTTTAAGTTATTAGATTTTCTTCAGAGCCTTCATATCTGGCGCACACTCATGGAAACAATTGCCTGTTGTTTTTTCTCTTCAGGTTGTAAACAAGGTTAAGGTAGCTGGTTTGCATGACAAAGGTACAATAAATGGTTGATCATTCCATGGTGCATACATACTCGATAATTTGTGCTCCTTACCTTTTCATTCTGAAAATTATTATTACATGTTTCCCTGTTTTTGTTAGTTTATCATTGCTTTGATCCATGCTATTGCTATACTGAATGATCTTACAGTTGGTGGAACTAGGACAAATTTCTTACATAGCATCTTCCAACATTTTGTTTCAGTTGCAGACCAATGCCTTTACAATCTTGAAAAAATAAAAGTGCTGCAGCTTTTCTTAAGTACACCGAGTGTGACAAATGCACAACATATTCTCAGAAATAGTGAAGCATAACGTGCCGAGTCCTTCCTGTGGAGCTCCGCACATGTAACTTATCATGCTCTATTGAACCATCAACTCCATGGTTGTAGATTCCACTATTGTAGGAATAAGTGCTCTGTTGAATAACAATCTCATCCCTGGTACATTTCATCCTATGCTAGTATCAAGATCACCTTTCCATTTTGTCCCTCAGTTGTCAGTGTCCATCCACTACTGCAGGATTGTTTAGTCAAAGTGCCATCCAATTGTTGTGAAATTTCGAGTGACCATCATTAACATCCTTCAAATCCTCTGACCACTTGTTTGGAGCAATACAAAACCGCCCTTGACATATTATACTCAAATTTGAGAATCATTTTATTGAGGCACTATTTTAATGTGCAGGGAAAGCAACTATTCTCGAGATCGAAACTACCACCAGTCTCAAAGATTCTGGCGAAGTGTTATGTATGAACAGGTCTGTTATATTGCTATAAGATTCAAGTCTTCCAGTGTTCTTTCTGTAAAATTACAAAGAAACGATTATGTTAATGCAGGAGTACTATTTTCTTGCGTGGCGCTGGAGGATTTTCCGACTCTTCCCGGCCATACTCGTATACGACTTATCCTGCCAACCAGATTTCTCGCATTTCTATTCCAAATTCCACACCTTCTGCGGTGTATGAAGACCAGACGCAACAATCCCAGGCATGCTACTCATTCTGCTtgttgttttatttgtttgttcaaTTACTCGTCGTTGTTGGTAATAAGGTGCAGCTTGTATGTTGGAGAAAATTTGATAACCATGTAAGTTGTAGCTATGCATGTGTTGTTTTATGAATTATGTGCTCAACTGCTCATCTTACACTAATAATCCCAAGAACTATGTTGTCTTTTTGCTCGCCCAATCGTTTATGAGTCCAGAATTCTACCTTATTGGCCAAGAAGGCTGAATTTCTTTCTTCAGAAGAAATCAGTTTCTCATTTTATTGACATGCAATTGTTCTGTCAGCCTGATTCCTTGTGATTTTCAATCCAGGCACTCTTATACAGGTTATCTGGTGATTATAATCCTTTGCATTCAGACCCTATGGTTGCACAGGTTGCAGGGTATGTCACCTCAACTTGATCACTCTTATGCTGTTATTTTTGAATGCTGACATCGAGCAAGTATTTGAGCTAGATATTGCATTGGAGTTTCTAGCAAAAATATGTTTTAGGGGTACTAACCAGCCATAGATGAAGGACCTAAAGAGTAATGTTCACTCGAAAGTCAAAACAATGCTTTTTCTTCCCTGAAGAATAGGCGAACAATGTTCCTGTGCGAATGAAAACTAACGGTAGCTAGCAGAACGGCCACGTCCTTCTCATTTTGAGTTGGTTAGGATTGGAGTCCATACCCCGGTAAATTTTCCTGCGCTTTCATGTTCACATGATCCAACAAAAGCCTTCTCAATTCGATGCGTACATACTGCAAGATCCTCTTTTACATGGGCCCAGCTTCCCCTGTTTGAAGCTCTGGTTATCTtctgaatctgatgataaccgccGCAGGTTCACCCGTCCGATACTGCACGGCCTCTGCACCCTGGGGTTCGCGGCCCGGGCGGTCATCAAGTCGTTCTGCCACGGGGACCCTGCGGCGGTGCGAAACATCTTTGGCCGGTTTCTGCTGCACGTCTACCCCGGCGAGACGCTGGTCACCGAGATGTGGGTCGACGGCCAGAGGTAAATGTTGCTCTAGCACCAGTTGGTCGAATTCTGTAATAGCCTAGCCGCTGATGTTCTCGACAAACAAACCCATGGAATTGGATGGAATGATTGGCTTGTGCAGGGTGCAGTACCAGACCAAGGCGAAAGAGCGTGACCGCGCCGTGCTTTCCGGATACGTGCTGCTCAAACACATCCCCTCATCATTGTAAGTGCTGTGAGGATCATACTTTTTAATCGGTGCTCTTATTAGTTAACTGTGGTGGTCTGAAAAGAGGATGGTTTCCGTTGTAAACTATATATACTCCTAAGAGATGACACGGTTGTGCAGACGATAAATTCGTATTAGTactttttttttgttctgttcaTGAAACTAACATGAAATCGGAACGTTTTACGGAAAAAAGAGTTCGagcatttcatttttcttttttttcttttttttttgcaaaattcatgGATTCTGGCAAGTGCACAAACTATATCCACGAGGAAGGTAAAAATACCAAATTTCCTTTTTTTGTCTCTCCCTCTGAAACTTGCGGCTTCGAGACGCGCAGAATAGAACGGGTCGCGCTTGTAGAGTACTCCCTCTTAaagaaatagtgatctaaacgatcttatatttcttaacgtactccctccgtccgaaaatacttgtcggatgaatggatatatctagacacAATTTAGTCCTAGATACACTCAttttcatccatttctccgacgacaagtatttccggacggagggagtactacgtagGTAGCTGCACTGCCCGCTCTTAATAATTAGTTTCATGACGGAAGACCAAGAAGCAATCGTGGCGCACCGGAATCTCTACGGTTCAGTTGACGGTGTTTTCAGCGAGGGAATATTGATCCGGCGGTGGAACGGAACGGAAGGGCAGGGGAAAGAAAAGCCGGAGCAAAAGCAAAAGGGGAAGCCAGCGAGCGAGAGAGAATCTGATGAACCTGAACCCCGATCGAAGCGTAGAGCACCGTGGGCGGGCACGGTCTCCTACGTGCGTGTGAGGATCGTGATGCCTTTGAAGCTTTTATCTCGAGTTGGCGCAAGGCAACACTAgctctgcctgcctgcctgcctggatCCTCCGGCGCCTTTGCGGTCGTGACGACGATGAGCAGACACACGCATAAGTATGGTCCGCCGGCTCCACGCTCGCTCTCACTTCCGCAAACGGAATAATAAACTCTTCCTACTAAAAGCATTTAGGTCACTCTtgatagtagtactagtacttatCAAAGGTGCCGTAATACATACTCCCtcctagtgtcaaaaacactcttacaTTATGGTTATGGGACGAAGGAAGTATATAATACATATCCTCCATGATTTCATACAAATAGAACGGCGACTTGTGAGGTGCGTAACAAATTGGTCAAAATGCGAGCACACACCAGCGTTTGCCCGGCACCGGCACATGTCAAATATGCATCGATCCATCGTCAAATTCAGTCCACCCATGAGAGTATGTATAGTAGCGCAACCTTCGTCATGCCAAGTTAGGtctcatttggaaaatatttgctTCTAGCCGTTCCGACTTCCGAGCATGCTCATGGTTTTTCTTGCTTTCGCACGCTTCTTAAAAAACATAAAAAGAATTGGTAGCTACATGCATGCGCAAAATATGATACTGCTTTAGTTGTTACGCACATGACTAAGTTCACACGGTTAAGAGAGAACGCACGAACCCCCTAAAGAAACAAGAGAAAACGCATGAAGCCAAAAAAAAACAGGTTCGATCAAAGTCAAACCACATGCATTTCTATTCGCTACGCCTGGCATAGTCCATACTTCCTTTTATGGGAATTGTCCATAAATAGGTCCAAATAAATTGTGAAGTTGGTGTTTCTTTCTATGAAACTGAGACCAGCCTCTACTTTTTTTTCGTTCTTTTGAGACAAAACCTGAATATTGCAATCAgaggaagaaaataaaataaattatgtCCCTGATTTTCCTCCGCTTTTCCTACGAATCAAAGAGCCTCTGCAAATAATGCAGTTCCATTAGCCAACTCCAGCCAGTGGAGCTTAGCTCGGGGTCCTTGTCCTGCTAATCATTCCTGCTTTCTTGGATCCCATCTGATCGAGGCACCTACCGGACAGTACCACATTCTTTTTTGGCGCATCACAATAGCTTTTCCTTGTTTTCATTTTGCAATGCAAATATATATAATGGAAAAGGTAAACTGAAAAAAGGGCTCATCATCCACACCAATCCCCATCCCTCTCAAAAGAAGAGGAAGCTAGCTTAACTAGCTAGTACTACCACCACCCTTTGTGTTGCCGAACAGTGACCGGGCACTAGTAGCTATAGCTATAGCTGCCGGTCTTATTAGCTTCCATGTTTACACATCTTTTGCTTTATTGTTTagacgcaaaaataatttattttgcttctatcAAGGTAGTACTAGAGTACAAGCAGGccaggtgtgcgtgtgtgcatatATAGCACCTACATGTCGCCGCCAGAAATAGCACCCACCAGCAGCCCACTCCCCACTACACCACACACCAGCAACATCACATGTGATCGAGATGTTGCACTTTGCATGACAGTAGATTATTCATTCACTAATCCGCCGGTATCATATGAATTGCATAATAATGTTATAAAGAGATGCTTATTTCATTCACCATGTAGAAGAGGAGGGTCCCTTTGCTAATCCCGTGTAGGCATGGCAGGTCTTCGGATGCAGAAAATGGAGGAGGCCGGCTGTAGGAGTAGGGGCCGTCgcgccaaggaagaagaagaagaagaagaagaagcagcggtCTCGGGGCAATGAACGGCCGGAGACCGAGCGACGGCGGTGGAGCAGGCCGGCTGGCACGTCTCTGTATCATATATCACACATTGTGACCAGTTCAGTCTAAATAAAATGAAAGTTGCATGTGCATCTGCTCATGCATCCCAGCGACAAAATCGGCGTTCCACAACACTGGTCAGTGAACAGAGTGTGGTTGGGTAGAGGCCACATCCCACATGCATATATAGAGGGTAGAGCGGTGGTTGCCCGACAAAGTCGTTAGTACTACTGTTCCGGAGTCCTCTCCTctaccaaaaataaaataaagatgaGAGAGTGAAAATAAATGATGCAATTGCAAGGCAGCGGGTTTTGGGCGGGGGACAAACGTACGTGTATACTCGGACACAGTACTTGTCCTAGCTACAGCCAGCTAGCGCTACGTACCACTACCACCAGCTTCCTACAcatacatatcatcatcatcgcccGGCTCAACGTTCCATTGTCGATCGTTGGTCCATGGATATGGCTGGCTATGCCCACGGTACGTCTCGCCATGTCGAAGATTCCAGGATCGATCCGTCTTgtattggccctgtttggatcatggagttagagctagtttgggttagttgggggctcaaataacccaaaagtatccaaacagggagggttagagtgggttagtttcatctaacccaactatcccggtagagaggtgcttatttgggttagactaggttagaaaataactctaactctaactgtgttagagtatccaaacagggccgtcACGTGAATTGTATGCATGCGTATGCCGAAGCGCACGTGAAAGGGCACGAGTACGTAGCGGTAGCGGTGGTGGGCGCGCGCGCGGCTCTCGCAATGATGCATGCCTGTCCCCACGCCGTACGTACTCTACcttgtagtagtaggagtactagtgtACTGTATAACATAAGCTTCAGAAATCGGCTCATCATCAGTGCGTCCCGTGGACAAGAGGGTGGGAGAGAGCCTGccgactaagggcatctccagccgcgcccccaagaagGCCTTTCCAGACGATTTTTTCGCGGCGgtgccgaaaaaacggcccagtcgcgccctcaGAACGCCGAAAATCGCCGGTCCGTACCTTTTTttcgcccggcggtcacaggccgaacccggcgcgcgggggagccgttgggggctccggcgctagtgaaaagcacgcctggcccacacagacaggggaaaagtcaagtttttcttccccgactcgcctcgcaccccccgcgccctcggccaccactagctatatcccggcgacggccgccggcctactccgctagatagccattccccgccggaaaatagcagcgcttcgccgcggcagcccctcccgcaGCACTAGGC comes from Triticum aestivum cultivar Chinese Spring chromosome 5B, IWGSC CS RefSeq v2.1, whole genome shotgun sequence and encodes:
- the LOC123112928 gene encoding enoyl-CoA hydratase 2, peroxisomal isoform X2 (The sequence of the model RefSeq protein was modified relative to this genomic sequence to represent the inferred CDS: added 169 bases not found in genome assembly) → MCCVALSPPTVTRIGRRRLSCSVFLDPSPSPPLLSLHPSRHRSPPPSISIAAPPAADTAERISTAAMATNGRPAASVDPDVALAYKFPEASFAYDERDVALYALGVGACGADAVDDKELHLVHHRDGQRHIKAIPTFVSLFPNKNSNGRGIINVPGIHFDASLLLHGQQYIEIYKPIPSCASVVNKVKVAGLHDKGKATILEIETTTSLKDSGEVLCMNRSTIFLRGAGGFSDSSRPYSYTTYPANQISRISIPNSTPSAVYEDQTQQSQALLYRLSGDYNPLHSDPMVAQVAGFTRPILHGLCTLGFAARAVIKSFCHGDPAAVRNIFGRFLLHVYPGETLVTEMWVDGQRVQYQTKAKERDRAVLSGYVLLKHIPSSLSSDAENGGGRL
- the LOC123112928 gene encoding enoyl-CoA hydratase 2, peroxisomal isoform X3 (The sequence of the model RefSeq protein was modified relative to this genomic sequence to represent the inferred CDS: added 169 bases not found in genome assembly), whose translation is MCCVALSPPTVTRIGRRRLSCSVFLDPSPSPPLLSLHPSRHRSPPPSISIAAPPAADTAERISTAAMATNGRPAASVDPDVALAYKFPEASFAYDERDVALYALGVGACGADAVDDKELHLVHHRDGQRHIKAIPTFVSLFPNKNSNGRGIINVPGIHFDASLLLHGQQYIEIYKPIPSCASVVNKVKVAGLHDKGKATILEIETTTSLKDSGEVLCMNRSTIFLRGAGGFSDSSRPYSYTTYPANQISRISIPNSTPSAVYEDQTQQSQALLYRLSGDYNPLHSDPMVAQVAGFTRPILHGLCTLGFAARAVIKSFCHGDPAAVRNIFGRFLLHVYPGETLVTEMWVDGQRVQYQTKAKERDRAVLSGYVLLKHIPSSL
- the LOC123112928 gene encoding enoyl-CoA hydratase 2, peroxisomal isoform X1 (The sequence of the model RefSeq protein was modified relative to this genomic sequence to represent the inferred CDS: added 169 bases not found in genome assembly) gives rise to the protein MCCVALSPPTVTRIGRRRLSCSVFLDPSPSPPLLSLHPSRHRSPPPSISIAAPPAADTAERISTAAMATNGRPAASVDPDVALAYKFPEASFAYDERDVALYALGVGACGADAVDDKELHLVHHRDGQRHIKAIPTFVSLFPNKNSNGRGIINVPGIHFDASLLLHGQQYIEIYKPIPSCASVVNKVKVAGLHDKGKATILEIETTTSLKDSGEVLCMNRSTIFLRGAGGFSDSSRPYSYTTYPANQISRISIPNSTPSAVYEDQTQQSQALLYRLSGDYNPLHSDPMVAQVAGFTRPILHGLCTLGFAARAVIKSFCHGDPAAVRNIFGRFLLHVYPGETLVTEMWVDGQRVQYQTKAKERDRAVLSGYVLLKHIPSSLHGRSSDAENGGGRL